The following coding sequences lie in one Streptomyces venezuelae genomic window:
- a CDS encoding transglycosylase family protein: MLFSSKGKHRRPSKATRVVTLAGVTGAAVAAPLMAAGSASAATTSEWDAVAQCESGGNWSINTGNGYYGGVQFSASTWSAYGGTKYAPTADKASKAQQIEIAEKVLAGQGKGAWPSCGVGLSGASPSSGGSQEQAPQQQTKPQPQQTQQQAAPQHQQAAPKPQPKPQPQTESKKTVETPTGKTVKKGDGEYKVKTGDTLSKIAEAKHVKGGWQKVYKLNGDIIDNADMIYPGQQLHLS; the protein is encoded by the coding sequence ATGCTGTTTTCCAGCAAGGGCAAGCACCGTCGTCCGTCCAAGGCCACTCGTGTCGTCACGCTCGCCGGTGTCACCGGTGCCGCCGTGGCCGCCCCGCTGATGGCCGCCGGTTCGGCCTCGGCCGCCACCACCTCCGAGTGGGACGCCGTCGCGCAGTGCGAGTCCGGTGGCAACTGGTCCATCAACACTGGCAACGGCTACTACGGCGGTGTGCAGTTCTCCGCCTCCACGTGGTCCGCGTACGGCGGCACGAAGTACGCGCCGACCGCCGACAAGGCCTCCAAGGCCCAGCAGATCGAGATCGCCGAGAAGGTCCTCGCGGGCCAGGGCAAGGGCGCCTGGCCGAGCTGCGGCGTCGGCCTCTCGGGCGCGTCGCCGAGCAGCGGCGGCTCGCAGGAGCAGGCTCCGCAGCAGCAGACCAAGCCGCAGCCGCAGCAGACGCAGCAGCAGGCCGCCCCGCAGCATCAGCAGGCCGCGCCGAAGCCGCAGCCCAAGCCGCAGCCGCAGACCGAGTCGAAGAAGACCGTCGAGACCCCGACCGGCAAGACGGTCAAGAAGGGCGACGGCGAGTACAAGGTCAAGACGGGCGACACCCTGTCGAAGATCGCCGAGGCGAAGCACGTCAAGGGCGGCTGGCAGAAGGTCTACAAGCTCAACGGCGACATCATCGACAACGCCGACATGATCTACCCGGGCCAGCAGCTCCACCTGAGCTGA
- a CDS encoding transglycosylase family protein, with amino-acid sequence MLSGHGRHRRPRQAPALIVAAGVTGSAIAIPLLGATSANAAETTTWEKLAECESGGEWSANPGNGYYGGLQLSQDTWEAYGGLDYAPSADQASRSQQIAVAEQVLDAKGTAAWPSCAPIAGLTQDGAAADVDPGAPITPKPTGSTEPSDSKDSDGGDKDGKGSAGKGAGKDKGKGEDKGQEKGEGTDEPSEDASDSADRSADPSADPEEPSDDASDTPGSGKDSREKNHDESDEKGDSGKSGDEGATSPTPDESADPASGRHRGDSADESDRADGGSGRHASRGEKRSGGVADGTYTVRSGDNLSVIADDLGVDGGWHELYTENKKTVGKDPDLILPGQSLDLGEK; translated from the coding sequence ATGCTCTCCGGCCATGGTCGTCACCGACGCCCCCGCCAAGCCCCGGCCCTCATCGTCGCGGCAGGAGTCACCGGATCAGCCATCGCCATTCCACTCCTCGGCGCCACGAGCGCGAACGCCGCCGAGACCACGACGTGGGAGAAGCTCGCCGAGTGCGAGAGCGGCGGCGAGTGGAGCGCCAACCCGGGCAACGGCTACTACGGCGGCCTCCAGCTCTCCCAGGACACCTGGGAGGCGTACGGCGGCCTCGACTACGCGCCGAGCGCCGACCAGGCCAGCCGCTCCCAGCAGATCGCCGTCGCCGAGCAGGTCCTCGACGCCAAGGGCACCGCCGCGTGGCCGAGCTGCGCCCCGATCGCCGGCCTCACCCAGGACGGCGCCGCGGCCGACGTGGACCCGGGCGCCCCGATCACGCCGAAGCCCACCGGGTCCACCGAGCCGTCGGACTCCAAGGACTCCGACGGCGGGGACAAGGACGGCAAGGGCTCCGCGGGCAAGGGGGCGGGCAAGGACAAGGGCAAGGGGGAGGACAAGGGCCAGGAGAAGGGTGAGGGCACGGACGAGCCGTCCGAGGACGCCTCCGACTCCGCCGACCGGTCGGCGGATCCGTCCGCCGACCCGGAGGAGCCCTCCGACGACGCGAGCGACACGCCCGGCTCCGGCAAGGACTCCCGAGAGAAGAATCACGACGAGTCCGACGAAAAGGGTGACTCCGGCAAGTCCGGCGACGAGGGCGCCACTTCGCCCACGCCCGATGAGTCGGCCGATCCCGCGTCGGGCCGCCACCGCGGCGACAGCGCGGACGAGAGCGACCGGGCGGACGGCGGGTCAGGACGGCACGCCTCGCGCGGCGAGAAGCGCTCCGGGGGAGTCGCCGACGGGACGTACACCGTGCGCTCCGGGGACAACCTCTCGGTCATCGCGGACGACCTCGGCGTCGACGGCGGATGGCACGAGCTCTACACCGAGAACAAGAAGACCGTCGGCAAGGACCCGGACCTCATCCTCCCCGGTCAGAGCCTCGATCTGGGCGAAAAGTAA
- a CDS encoding cytochrome P450 family protein: MQAEQPAPPGGTPPPEPELFTWEFAADPYPAYAWLREHAPVRKQRLPSGVDAWLVTRYADARQALADQRLSKNPAHHDEPAHAKRKTGIPGERSANLMTHLLNIDPPDHTRLRRLVSKAFTPRRVAEFAPRVQELTDQLIDKFIDEGSADLIHEFAFPLPIYAICDLLGVPREDQDDFRDWAGMMIRHGGGPRGGVARSVKKMRGYLAELIHRKRLEPGDDLISGLIKASDHGEHLTENEAAAMAFILLFAGFETTVNLIGNGMYALLTHPEQRARLQKALAEGDTGLLETGVEELLRFDGPVELATWRFATEPLTIGGQDIAAGDPVLVVLAAADRDPARFEEPDTLDLSRRDNQHLGYGHGIHYCLGAPLARLEGQTALATLLRRLPDLQLAAEPDDLRWRGGLIMRGLRTLPVKFTTAQTTAAG; the protein is encoded by the coding sequence ATGCAAGCCGAACAGCCCGCCCCGCCCGGGGGCACCCCACCGCCGGAGCCGGAACTCTTCACGTGGGAGTTCGCCGCCGACCCGTACCCCGCGTACGCCTGGCTGCGCGAGCACGCCCCCGTGCGCAAGCAGCGCCTCCCGAGCGGCGTGGACGCCTGGCTGGTCACCCGCTACGCAGACGCCCGCCAAGCCCTCGCGGACCAACGTCTCAGCAAGAACCCGGCCCACCACGACGAGCCCGCGCACGCAAAACGCAAGACCGGCATCCCGGGCGAACGCAGCGCCAATCTCATGACGCACCTGCTCAACATCGACCCGCCGGACCACACCCGCCTCCGCCGCCTCGTCTCGAAGGCCTTCACCCCCCGCCGCGTAGCCGAATTCGCACCGCGCGTGCAGGAGCTGACGGACCAGCTCATCGACAAGTTCATTGACGAAGGCTCCGCCGACCTCATCCACGAGTTCGCCTTCCCCCTCCCCATTTACGCCATCTGCGACCTCCTCGGCGTCCCGCGCGAGGACCAGGACGACTTCCGCGACTGGGCGGGCATGATGATCCGGCACGGCGGCGGCCCGCGGGGCGGCGTCGCCCGGTCCGTCAAGAAGATGCGCGGCTACCTCGCCGAACTCATCCACCGCAAGCGCCTCGAACCCGGCGACGACCTCATCTCCGGCCTCATCAAGGCCTCCGACCACGGCGAGCACCTCACCGAGAACGAGGCCGCCGCCATGGCGTTCATCCTTCTCTTCGCCGGGTTCGAGACCACGGTGAACCTCATCGGCAACGGCATGTACGCCCTCCTCACCCACCCCGAGCAGCGCGCCCGCCTCCAGAAGGCGCTGGCGGAGGGCGACACCGGGCTCCTGGAGACCGGCGTCGAGGAACTCCTCCGCTTCGACGGGCCCGTCGAACTCGCCACCTGGCGCTTCGCGACCGAGCCGCTGACCATCGGCGGGCAGGACATCGCCGCCGGCGACCCCGTCCTCGTCGTGCTCGCCGCCGCCGACCGCGACCCCGCCCGGTTCGAGGAACCCGACACGCTCGATCTTTCCCGTCGCGACAACCAACACCTCGGATACGGGCACGGAATCCACTACTGCCTCGGCGCCCCGCTGGCCCGCCTGGAGGGTCAGACCGCCCTCGCGACACTGCTCCGGCGCCTCCCCGACCTGCAACTCGCGGCGGAACCGGATGATTTGCGGTGGCGTGGCGGACTGATCATGCGGGGACTGCGCACGCTGCCGGTGAAGTTCACGACCGCACAGACAACGGCGGCCGGCTGA
- a CDS encoding nucleoside triphosphate pyrophosphohydrolase → MNQTETPPPADSADGDATVGRVILLTTSHRVAPGLLSWPAWQALHAADEVLCADATHPQLPYLREAGIRVEQAAPTAQELVEACAGGRTVLVVATAEGDRALTDGLARLAGTGRVAMPDLELLPASYDLPGARLLDLVQVMDRIREECPWSSRQTHKGLAKYAIEEAYELVEAIEEGDRAELREELGDVLLQVVFHARIAEEDPETPFSIDDVAAGIVDKLIHRHPHVFGDDSAQTPEEVRAHWLRTKAEEKRRTSLTEGIPLGQPSLALAAKLASRVRTASLEVPLPTGEGIGYELLTLALRAESEGADPEAALRAAARAYRDAILTAEAR, encoded by the coding sequence GTGAACCAGACCGAGACCCCACCCCCGGCCGACTCCGCTGACGGTGACGCGACCGTGGGCCGCGTCATCCTGCTCACCACCAGCCACCGGGTGGCGCCCGGTCTGCTCTCCTGGCCCGCCTGGCAGGCACTGCACGCCGCCGACGAGGTGCTGTGCGCCGATGCGACGCACCCGCAGCTGCCGTACCTGCGGGAGGCGGGCATCCGGGTGGAGCAGGCCGCGCCCACCGCGCAGGAGCTGGTCGAGGCGTGTGCGGGCGGGCGCACGGTGCTGGTCGTCGCCACGGCCGAGGGGGACAGGGCGCTGACGGACGGCCTGGCGCGGCTCGCGGGCACGGGCCGGGTCGCCATGCCGGACCTGGAACTCCTCCCTGCCTCGTACGACCTGCCGGGCGCGCGCCTGCTGGACCTGGTCCAGGTCATGGACCGCATCCGCGAGGAATGCCCGTGGTCCTCCCGGCAGACCCACAAGGGTCTCGCCAAGTACGCGATCGAGGAGGCGTACGAACTCGTCGAGGCGATCGAGGAGGGCGACAGGGCGGAACTCCGCGAGGAGCTCGGCGACGTCCTGCTCCAGGTCGTCTTCCACGCACGCATCGCCGAGGAGGACCCGGAGACCCCCTTCTCCATCGACGACGTGGCGGCCGGCATCGTGGACAAACTGATCCACCGCCACCCGCACGTGTTCGGCGACGACTCGGCGCAGACTCCTGAAGAGGTACGCGCGCACTGGCTCCGCACGAAGGCGGAGGAGAAGCGCCGCACGTCCCTGACGGAGGGCATCCCCCTGGGCCAGCCGTCCCTGGCCCTGGCGGCGAAGCTCGCCTCGCGCGTACGAACGGCGTCCTTGGAGGTCCCGCTCCCCACGGGAGAGGGCATCGGCTACGAACTCCTGACCCTGGCGCTGCGCGCGGAGTCGGAGGGCGCGGACCCGGAGGCAGCCCTGAGGGCGGCGGCGCGGGCGTACAGGGACGCGATCCTGACGGCGGAGGCACGCTAG